A region of Necator americanus strain Aroian chromosome I, whole genome shotgun sequence DNA encodes the following proteins:
- a CDS encoding hypothetical protein (NECATOR_CHRI.G1896.T1), producing MADEGADEVKVFRRTDAEDLETNAQSSHQLAEDKKDVVLETELESRPNGDPLIGSKTGAFVKPIPSPSFSNLANLQNAAAYSPSFGLPFMMPWIMGQPYGMGMRGPMSPSFVPCVMPAALSPHNVEMYRQMMMMNGPCSPLYGSMAAAGMKMDVPLAASMRTSNPLNQMNQMRLPFVGSPITSMANNMAQDGLRRTRDGKVKKEEHIKKPLNAFMWFMKENRPKLMEELGYKEKQSAELNKELGKRWHDLPKEEQQKYFDMARLDREQHKAKYPGWSARENYAIHKRKKKRRDKSEEVTDMKKCRARFGIANTDQWCKFCKRKKKCMYSTYDPTDTMSEEHGDRTSSGPSPLTSSLGPSPLGGVVDHDASDSESEVDEEDRTLVDMDIQEAAMQQQAITRDNELAAF from the exons ATGGCGGACGAGGGCGCCGATGAGGTGAAAGTGTTTCGGCGGACCGACGCCGAAGACTTGGAAACGAATGCTCAGTCGAGTCATCAACTCGCCGAGGACAAGAAGGACGTCGTGCTCGAAACCGAGCTCGAATCGCGACCGAACGGCGATCCTTTAATAG GCTCAAAGACTGGTGCCTTCGTGAAGCCCATTCCATCACCGAGCTTCTCGAATCTTGCGAATTTGCAAAATGCAGCTGCCTATAGTCCTAGCTTCGGTTTGCCGTTCATGATGCCATGGATTATGGGG CAACCGTATGGAATGGGCATGCGGGGGCCGATGTCTCCGTCGTTCGTTCCTTGCGTGATGCCAGCAGCATTAAGTCCACATAACGTGGAAATGTATCGacaaatgatgatgatgaacgGCCCATGCAGTCCCCTATACGGAAGCATGGCAGCTGCTGGTATGAAGATGGACGTTCCACTGGCAGCCAGCATGCGAACTTCGAATCCCCTTAACCAA ATGAATCAAATGCGGTTACCTTTTGTGGGATCGCCGATAACCTCCATGGCTAATAATATGGCCCAGGATGGCTTACGACGAACGCGTGATGGGAAGGTGAAGAAG GAGGAACATATAAAAAAACCATTGAATGCGTTTATGTGGTTTATGAAAGAGAACCGACCGAAACTGATGGAAGAACTAGGTTATAAGGAGAAACAAAGTGCCGAATTGAACAAAGAGCTCGGGAAACGGTGGCATGATCTGCCGAAGGAAGAACAACAAAA GTACTTTGACATGGCTCGTTTGGATCGTGAACAACATAAGGCAAAATATCCTGGCTGGTCAGCCCGTGAAAATTACGCCATACACAAACGAAAGAAGAAGCGACGTGACAAGAGCGAAG AAGTGACCGACATGAAGAAGTGCCGTGCCCGTTTCGGAATCGCGAACACCGATCAATGGTGCAAATTCTGTAAACGAAAGAAGAAGTGCATGTATTCGACGTACGATCCGACAGATACTATGTCCGAGGAGCATGGCGATCGAA CTTCCTCAGGGCCGTCACCGTTGACGTCATCTTTGGGACCGTCGCCACTTGGCGGTGTTGTTGATCATGACGCTTCTGACTCCGAATCCGAAGTGGACGAGGAGGACCGTACGTTGGTCGATATGGATATTCAAGAAGCGGCTATGCAGCAGCAGGCCATCACACGGGATAACGAATTAGCGGCGTTCTGA